From the genome of Bacteroidota bacterium:
AAATTATTATTCGAAGCATCTTTTGTGTCCACAATTCCGAGAATCAGATCGAATAACGGAGCACCATTGACAGTACCATTGAGAGGATCTGCATTCCATACTGTATCGGTTGATGCAGAAACTATTGCTGGCCAAACTCTGGTTGTATTTTGGTATACCTGGAATGGGACCCGAGCATACTTTGTTTGAGCAGGTGTTGGATTGACAATTTCGCGCGGAATAAGGAGCGCATAATTTGAGTCGCTTCCGTCAAACCTGATTTCAAATGCTGCTTCAGAGTCTTTGGTCCCAGCCATTGCTGCAACCGGACCAACGATACTAAATGTTCCGTTCGGGTTTGGAACTCCAATAACCTGACCAACGGTGGGAGCAGATTGTTCAACTGATTTCGCTCCAGAAGGTGCCGGAGTAACATAAAAGGACACACCTTCATTTGGCACTCTATTTTCTGCATAGGTTGTAATTGACGCCAAAACGCCAACTGGTGGAGCCGCAGCAGTTAATCGTGGTGTTAAACCATCGGCTATCTGGCCGCGAATTTCGCCACCCGGACGCAAAGCTGTGTGAATGTTAACGTACAGGTTGCCTGCAGTAAAATCATCAAACAATGAATCCGGAATTGCCCACGTACCACCAACAATTTCGTTATTCGTTATTGTAAAGGGATGCACAACCGGACCAGCAACACCAGGTGCTCCGGCATGAATATGTGCATTCGTAATTGGTCCCGATAAACCATTGACGGATAATTTTCCATACGTTACTTGGTTCTTTGCATCATTTATTGTAAATGATCCGGAACCTTTTCCTTTTTGAATTGCTGCCGCCGTATCTACTGGGAGCATTGTTGCGCTCAAGGTTGCGTAATCGGTGCTTCCGGTAACCGGTTTCACGATTGTATATGTCCGTGTCGTTGCTCCAGAACCACCATACCATACTTCGTATGTTGTGCCGACTTGAATGGTTGGATTGAATACGGTAATACCAACAACACCATCATTCTGTCCTACCACCATGTTGGATGCAACAATCATTGTATCATTAATGTTATACGGCAGTATCGTTCCGGAATTTGGTGAATGCGGAATGACGGTTTGGATATTTGCCGAACTCTCTAATGATTTTGTTGTGCTCAACGGATCGGCCGTATAATTATACGCTGTAACAGCGTAATAATATGGCTGACCGTTTACCAATGGTTTATTACGAATTTCATCTTTTGTAAGATAGAGATATCGTGACAAACCGCTATTTTTTCCAAGTTGAACTGGTTTTACAAGAATCTGACCGGATGATTCATCAAATTCTTCCTGTGAAACAGTCGCAGGATCTGTAATAAGATCGTAGGTGGCAAGTTTCTTAGCGCTTGTTACAGGTGCAGTAGCAGAGGGAAATTGATAGACATTGTAACCCTGGAATAAGAATCCTTGCGAATTCGATTCTTCGGTTGCTTTTACAGCTACTGCATCATTATCCCATTCTAAAATGATACCGTTCGACAATTCCACAACACTCAATTTGGGCGCCGGCGGCGGTTTCGGAAGATTAAATAAGTTATTGTATGCAGCTTGAGCTGTTTTGTCATAAAATTTCAAAACAGAAATACTGGATAAAAAATCAGAACCAATACCTGCGATGACCGCAGAAACAAGTTCTTGAGTATCACCAATAGCCATATTGAATGGACCGGAGTTTAACAAAAGACGTCTATCACCAGGATTGTCGAGTGCACCATCAATCCATCCAGTTTTTGTGACTGGATCACCCGGAAGCCAAAATGATGTGGGATTTCCTGTTTTCGGATCAATTAATGGATCTGGATCTGGTGGACTTTGTGGTATCGGAGGTAATCCTCTAAACATTTGATACCATTGAATTGATCCATTATAATTGAATGGCGGGTCACCGTAGACACCACCGGCAGCAAAATAAATGAACGATGTCATCGGTAAATTTTTGTATCCTTTGCGATACCGTAAATCAAATACGGCGCTATCCGCAGCGGAAGGAACGATTGGACCTTGAAGAAAATCATAGCCAGATGCCGGAGGTGCTAAATTGAACTTCCGGAATTCTGAATCCAATGTTTTTGAATTATAGACAAATCCTAAACTGAGTGTTACATCACAACCTGCAAAATCGTCGCCCGCATCTCCCAAATCCGGATCGGACCATTGACAGAGATACATATCATTGATCATTGAGCCTGCAGGAGTAGCAGATGTCCCTTTATAAATAATTCTGAATTTTTTGAAAATCATATTTCCAAGAGCATCTGTTCTGTTGTAACCCCAGAATGTGTTTTGAACTTCAACTCCTAATGCCTTTGTTTTCCAAGGTGATTCTATTGTTCCGATATCATTGTTCACTGCCCAAATAACTTGGTCAGCATCAGCAATGCCGGGTGTTTCGCCGTCAAGCACTTTATTATCATTGACATCTTCACCATCATCCAAAACACCGTTGCGGCGACGATCATCGTTGAGCGGAAATGTATCATCTTCACCCCAATCAATGACTCCATTATTTGCACCTACAACAACATTCGAAGTATTTTTATATCCAACATCATAGAAAGGAGCACCTTTTTGTGTCGGCCATTCTTTCCAGTCTTTTTTATATTGGTCACGAACAGCGGCTATCTGTCCATCGCTAACCGAAGAAATGGAGATGGTATTAATTTCTGCTGCATCTTGCCGAAGATCTGCCGTAGCATAGTCTTTTCGAATACGCCAAATGCGGACATTAATATCACCGGGACTTTCGATAACACCAGTTCTATTTCCAAGAATAGCACCATTCTGAAATCCTTTGTTATAGGAAAATCCGGTCACACGTTGACCGGTTTGAATTCCATCTGTCGATTTACCACCCATCATCAATCCGGATGCATAAATAACATAGGATGTTCCTCGCGGATACGACATACCGGAATTGCCAGTCGCAGGATTTCGTTCATGTTCTCCATCCGCGCTGTACCAAGAGGACATTTTATTGATATTCATCAAAGAGCTGCTTGGAATGCCTGATGCCTTCTGAACACCAGTTGCCGCCTTAACTCCAGATGGTTCTTTTGCTACAAGAGTCAAGGTAGCGAGCAACACCAGTCCAACCAACAATTGAATGTGTGGGATTTTCTTTTTCATCATTGTGGCTCCGTTCATAATATTATTATTCATTTAATTCACATTATAATTCTAAGCGCATACCAAAACGAATTTGGCGCGGTGTTCCGTAAAGGTTGTTCCCTGTTACTGTGCGATAGTGTCGACCATTCACCAGGTTAATATTTCGATACAACTCAACATAACCGGGGCCTAATTGATTTACGATGCTTGCGCTAAGATCCGGATTACTTAAGAAGCCGTCTTCATATGCGTTACCGGAACGACGATACACGTTAATGACGTTTTTCGTATTCATTAAATTCTGAACATAGACGTATACTTCTGCGTTGATTCCGCCAATTTCAATTCCTTTGTATAGTCTGGCATCAAAATTAAACACCCAAGGCGTTGTTGATGAATTGATTGCTTCGAGCGGTACGCTAAATCGAGCATCAGATTCAACAAGTGCACCAGTGGATGCTCCCTGCTGACCGATACTTCCGGTAGAACGTGTGAACGGATGTCCACTATTGAAGGTAAATAAGATGTTCGTCCCTACTTGTTCAAGAATTGGTCCGCCATCACCTTTGTCAAATGAGTAATCAAGATTGACAGAACCCTTATGTGTTTGATTGAAATCCAAGGGTGAAATCACTGAAGGATATAATGTCCCAGATTCTACTGATGAAACAGCCGAGTTTGTTGCAGAACCTGTACCTTGCGCATCGGAGTATGTATAATTGAATTGCGCTTTCAACCGATTAATACGTCGTAAACGCAAACTAACTTCAACACCCTTTGTCGTCACGAAATCACCGTTCGCATAAGTGTTATACCCGGCAACCGGAGATCCGACGGCGGTCGTGATTCTCTGTATTTGAATCTGACCATTGATGTCTTTATAAAAACCAGTGATATCAAACGCAGCGTTTTCAGTAAATTGCTGCGTGAAACCAACTTCATACGTTGTCGTGCGCTCCGGTTGGATATTAAATCCAACTGGATTTGGTATGAAATTGCCACCGCTAAAAATAGTCGCTTGGTTTCCACGGCCGCGATAAATAAGATTTAACTGTGGTGATTGAATGAACTTGCCATATTGCAAATGGAACACAGTTCTATCGGAAACCGGGAATGAAAATCCTAAACGAGGGCTAACACCGACAAACGCTTTGGACTTTGCAATACCCGAAGCCTTATAAACAGGATATGCTGTGAAGATGGTATTATCAACCGATGGATTTTCCGGTCCTTCAGTAATATTTGTTGTGTTTGGATCATCGATGAACCGGATATCATCATTGTCGATATAATCAAGACGAACACCAGCATTAACAACAAGATCAGAATATTCAATCTTATCTTGTAAATATGCACCGATATATCGCGGAGCTTTCGGGCCGTCAATATTGTCGATATCAGACAATTCATTTCCATACCAATCATAACCGTAATTATTTACGGCACCATTTTGTGCAATAGCATAATCACGCTTTAGTCCGGCAGTCCGTGCATCATCAGGATTATTGCGATAATAACCGAGTAACGCACTGGAGGCTGTTGTATAGTTGCTGACGCGATACTCTTCAATGGATGCACCAACTTTTAATTGATGCTCGCTGCTCACCTGGCTTGTAATATCAAATGACGCACCATAACGAGTTTGTTTCCCTTTATTAAACGTTGCTTGCGTCGTACCGAATCTATTTACACCGAAATTGTAGAAATTATATTGTGTCGGTCCGGTATTGTAATTCTTAAATGTATATCCGTACTTCGCATTTTCCAGACTATCGTTATATTTGAAGAAATTATCACCATGATCCGGATCGTATGTTTTTGTCCGGTTATCCATATAACTGACATTAAAATCGTACGATGTAGTTGTGTTCAGAATATGTGTGATTTTTGTGTTCAACAGCAGATTGCTCACATCAGTAATTCCAAGTCGTTCTGTTGCATACAAATTCGTCAAGATGTCAGCTGTGTTTTGTGTTTTCTGTCGACTGAATGAACCACCAACACGAATTAAGAATGGTTGAAGATCAAACGACAAAGTACCATTGGTGGTATAACGATTTGATAGACCAGGAATATTTCCTGGTTTAATCGTTAACTCATCTTTCACAAACTTTGGGGTTGTCGCTGAACTAAGGTCTGTAAGATTCTTCATCGTAAATCCTTCCCAAAAGAGCACCTGATTATCTCGTTGGAATTGATTTTCGCCAGCAACAAAGAATTTCACATTTTTCATACCAGGAATCGGGCCGCCGATGGTCATTGTATAGTTGCTATATCCATAGGAGTATGTACCGAGTGCCTTTTTATATTGCGGGGTGAAATTATCAGTTTCTCCTTGTATACTAATCTTATATTCTTGTCCGCCTGTTTTCAGAGATTGACGCACAATACCAGAGTTTGCACCACCGTACTCAGCAGTGTATCCGCCAGCTTGTACTTGAAATTCTTCCAATGCATCCGGAATAACAGTTGTTAAATTGGTTCCATTTGCAATGCTTCTGGTGTTGGCACCTTCAAGATAATATCCCACTTCGTCCGAACGGCCGCCTCTTATATAGAGGTTGCCATTTTGCTGGACGACTCCAGGTGAAAGAGCGACTGCAGCTTGAACACCGCGAATAGGAAGTTTCTGAATATCTTCCTGGGTACCAATGCGAACAGCGTTCGTTGCGTTTTTATTCACCAACGGTCGATCGTTGATAATAATCACTTCACTCAATTGCACTTCAGATGATATCAATCGGAAGTTGATTTCCGTTGATAAATCTTCGCTGACTTTAATATTGTTGACTGTGGTGTTTTGATATCCAATGAATGATGCCCGCAAAGCATAAGTGCCGGGAGGGACATTCAAAACTATGAAGTTACCATCGACATCGGTAACCGCACCGTAATTGGTTCCAACAATCACCACGCTAGCGCCAACAAGCGCTTCTTTGGTCTTGTCATCAAGTATCTGACCGCGAATCTTACCGGATGCGGCAAAGATCAGCGTTGGGATAATTGAGAAGATCAGTACAGACAATAAAAACTTTTTCATAATTTCTCCTCTTGATGCTTCATTAGTTTTATACATAGTGTCGTTATCAAGGCTGATCATAAATCTTCTAAGACTTTTACTTTCACTTTTAGAGTCTTGTCGGTCCCTGTAGAGTCAAATTTATCATAGACAAATACCGTATAGAATTTTCGGGATGCGCCACTAAGGATAATAGAATCTTTATAGACTCTGTTTGCAATACTGGGATCAGTAAAGAAGAATTTATAGGATTTACCTGCGGGAATTTTTATCCATCCACTGGAGGCACCATACAAAACATTATTATTGCTAACAATACCTGAAGCAAGAGTACTATCCGATCGCCATACGTCGATAGTGTCTTGTGCTTTTTGTACTAGATTAATGAAGCGTACGATCGATGTGTCGGCAATACCATTCGGCGCAAATGTATAGCGATGCGCAAGCTTCAACGCCTGGAATGCACCAGTTTTTGTTTCCGCAAACGCTAATGTTGCACGTTGATCAGTTTCGAATGTCACACGAAATGTATCGAGTGACCCAAATACAATTCGCTTACTGCCGGAAAGAAACGT
Proteins encoded in this window:
- a CDS encoding CHRD domain-containing protein, with the protein product MNNNIMNGATMMKKKIPHIQLLVGLVLLATLTLVAKEPSGVKAATGVQKASGIPSSSLMNINKMSSWYSADGEHERNPATGNSGMSYPRGTSYVIYASGLMMGGKSTDGIQTGQRVTGFSYNKGFQNGAILGNRTGVIESPGDINVRIWRIRKDYATADLRQDAAEINTISISSVSDGQIAAVRDQYKKDWKEWPTQKGAPFYDVGYKNTSNVVVGANNGVIDWGEDDTFPLNDDRRRNGVLDDGEDVNDNKVLDGETPGIADADQVIWAVNNDIGTIESPWKTKALGVEVQNTFWGYNRTDALGNMIFKKFRIIYKGTSATPAGSMINDMYLCQWSDPDLGDAGDDFAGCDVTLSLGFVYNSKTLDSEFRKFNLAPPASGYDFLQGPIVPSAADSAVFDLRYRKGYKNLPMTSFIYFAAGGVYGDPPFNYNGSIQWYQMFRGLPPIPQSPPDPDPLIDPKTGNPTSFWLPGDPVTKTGWIDGALDNPGDRRLLLNSGPFNMAIGDTQELVSAVIAGIGSDFLSSISVLKFYDKTAQAAYNNLFNLPKPPPAPKLSVVELSNGIILEWDNDAVAVKATEESNSQGFLFQGYNVYQFPSATAPVTSAKKLATYDLITDPATVSQEEFDESSGQILVKPVQLGKNSGLSRYLYLTKDEIRNKPLVNGQPYYYAVTAYNYTADPLSTTKSLESSANIQTVIPHSPNSGTILPYNINDTMIVASNMVVGQNDGVVGITVFNPTIQVGTTYEVWYGGSGATTRTYTIVKPVTGSTDYATLSATMLPVDTAAAIQKGKGSGSFTINDAKNQVTYGKLSVNGLSGPITNAHIHAGAPGVAGPVVHPFTITNNEIVGGTWAIPDSLFDDFTAGNLYVNIHTALRPGGEIRGQIADGLTPRLTAAAPPVGVLASITTYAENRVPNEGVSFYVTPAPSGAKSVEQSAPTVGQVIGVPNPNGTFSIVGPVAAMAGTKDSEAAFEIRFDGSDSNYALLIPREIVNPTPAQTKYARVPFQVYQNTTRVWPAIVSASTDTVWNADPLNGTVNGAPLFDLILGIVDTKDASNNNLEYYSSFVLNGSGVRVPNPGTPFRGRLNNANNHNLKNISFVNLKKDGVAPAAGTVIKIAMNKSIKPGDIRTFSVRAIQVGKFEAAKAEASLVNVFPNPYYAVNTSERTKEARFVTINHLPKQATIRIFNLAGSLVNTIIKDSPSQFINWNLTNHKGLPVASGIYLLHIDMGTLGVKILKSAVIMEQQFLDNF
- a CDS encoding TonB-dependent receptor, encoding MKKFLLSVLIFSIIPTLIFAASGKIRGQILDDKTKEALVGASVVIVGTNYGAVTDVDGNFIVLNVPPGTYALRASFIGYQNTTVNNIKVSEDLSTEINFRLISSEVQLSEVIIINDRPLVNKNATNAVRIGTQEDIQKLPIRGVQAAVALSPGVVQQNGNLYIRGGRSDEVGYYLEGANTRSIANGTNLTTVIPDALEEFQVQAGGYTAEYGGANSGIVRQSLKTGGQEYKISIQGETDNFTPQYKKALGTYSYGYSNYTMTIGGPIPGMKNVKFFVAGENQFQRDNQVLFWEGFTMKNLTDLSSATTPKFVKDELTIKPGNIPGLSNRYTTNGTLSFDLQPFLIRVGGSFSRQKTQNTADILTNLYATERLGITDVSNLLLNTKITHILNTTTSYDFNVSYMDNRTKTYDPDHGDNFFKYNDSLENAKYGYTFKNYNTGPTQYNFYNFGVNRFGTTQATFNKGKQTRYGASFDITSQVSSEHQLKVGASIEEYRVSNYTTASSALLGYYRNNPDDARTAGLKRDYAIAQNGAVNNYGYDWYGNELSDIDNIDGPKAPRYIGAYLQDKIEYSDLVVNAGVRLDYIDNDDIRFIDDPNTTNITEGPENPSVDNTIFTAYPVYKASGIAKSKAFVGVSPRLGFSFPVSDRTVFHLQYGKFIQSPQLNLIYRGRGNQATIFSGGNFIPNPVGFNIQPERTTTYEVGFTQQFTENAAFDITGFYKDINGQIQIQRITTAVGSPVAGYNTYANGDFVTTKGVEVSLRLRRINRLKAQFNYTYSDAQGTGSATNSAVSSVESGTLYPSVISPLDFNQTHKGSVNLDYSFDKGDGGPILEQVGTNILFTFNSGHPFTRSTGSIGQQGASTGALVESDARFSVPLEAINSSTTPWVFNFDARLYKGIEIGGINAEVYVYVQNLMNTKNVINVYRRSGNAYEDGFLSNPDLSASIVNQLGPGYVELYRNINLVNGRHYRTVTGNNLYGTPRQIRFGMRLEL